The Candidatus Eremiobacteraceae bacterium DNA window CCGTCGTCCACGCCTGAATTCCAAAGCTCGCGCGGTGCGAAATCCGGCGCCTGCGCGTACCACAGACTTCGCACGCCGCGCTCGTCCAAAACGTATGCGATGCTGTGGCCCTTTTGGCCGGAGACGAGCGCCAACGGCATCGGGAAACTCAATACTTGGCTAAGCGAGAACAACACGCTTAAGAGTAGGTACATATTGCAGACCCTCCGTCGGGACGTGCGTTTCGCTACGGTTTTCGGCTTGCCCTACGGAAAAAATGGTGGTGTAGGGCCACTGTACTAGGGCAAGCATCGCTTGCCCGAAAAACGGGTGAGCGCTGCTCACCCTAGTACGGGTTGCCTACCCTCCCACAGAATCGCGAGGGGGGGGGTAATATCTGCTACGAGGACACGGTTCCTGTGAATGCTACGCGCCGACCCTTAATGACCGAAACATAATAGTATAGATAAAGCGCTCGCGCGATCGTAAGTCTTACAACGAGCGGGAGAATCAATGTCCCCGAATACGAAGAATATCTCCAATTCCGGGTCGCCTGCCCGACTCGCACTGTTCAGCGCCACAGCCCGCTTGCTGGCAAAAGATCTGTCGCTCGATGATATGTTCAAACAAGCCGCATCGCTATTGGACGACGCCTTCGATACGGCATCGATCGAGATCTCGCTCTCCGGCGGCGCGCCGCGAAGATTCCACTACGGCGTCAAAGCCGAATTCGAACTAGGCGCGACCGTAAGTCTGCCACTTCAATTTCACGAAAGCGACATAGGCACGCTCCGTATCGTACGAAAAACCGTGCAGGCATTCTCAGCCGCAGAAATCGAGTGCCTCGAGACGTTCGCGCTATCCATTGCGGCTCGCCTAAACGAGGCGACGATCACCTCTGAGAAAGATCACTATGCGTCGCTCGCGGGCATCGACCCGCTGACCGGAATCCCGAGTCGCCGAGAGTTCAACGCGCGGTTCGAAGCGGAGTGGTCACGCGGGGTGCGACAAGGCGGCTTGCTTTCGGCGATGATGATCGACGTAGATTTCTTCAAACAGTATAACGATCACCACGGGCATATCGCAGGCGACGCTTGCCTGCATATGATCGCGCAGATATTGACGCAGTGCACCGCGCGACCTGGCGACACGGTCGCGCGCTACGGTGGCGAGGAGTTCGCCATCATATTGCCTCAGACAGACAATGCCGGAGCGGTCGCGCTCGCCGAAAAGATGCGGTCTGCCGTAGCAGCGCAAAGGATCGCTCATGACGGTGCGGTGCTTGAAGTGGTCACGGTGAGCATCGGCGTGGCGACACAGACCCCGCTGCAATCAACCACTTCGTCGGAATTGCTCGAAATAGCAGACATCGCGCTCTACTCGGCAAAGCAGGCGGGTCGCAATACGGTTGTCGGCGATCGCTATCGAACGGACGCGGCTCAAACAGGCAAGCCCCCGATCCAATCGAATCTACCCCCGAAGCTCACGAGTTTCTTCGGCAGAGCCGCGGAACTCGACGCCATCGAATACCTTTCCGCTCAGACACGGTCGATTACGATCACCGGCATCGCCGGAATCGGCAAGACGCGCGTGGCGCTGCAAACCGCCAACAAGGACTTGCACAAATATCCCGACGGCGTGTGGTTCATCGACCTTGCGAGAATCACGGACGCCGCTCTGGTCGTCGGCAGCGTCATGTATGTGCTCGGACTCAGCGAAGAACAAGGAAAGCAGCCGGTGGCGACGCTGGTCGAACGCATCGGCAGCCGGCGGATGCTTATTGTGCTCGACAACTGCCAACGTTTGATCGAGGAATGCGCAGCGTTGACCGAGTCACTTCTGCGCAAATGTCCAAATGTCTCAGTCATCGCCACCTGCAGGAAACCCCTCGGCATCGCGGGCGAGATCGCGTACAGAATCCCGGCATTGGCGTTTCACGATGCGGCGGATCTTTTCGTCGCACGCGCGACGGCGATCAACCCCGATTGCGATTTCAAGGCCGAAGACCGGGGATTGGTCGAACGCATCGTGGCTCGGCTTGCGGGCGTTCCCATGGCCATCGAATTGGCCGCAGCCCGCATCAAAGTGATGACGTTCAACGAGCTCGAGACTCGGCTATTGGAACGCTTTCCGGTGCTGCTCCCGGGCGGCGACATCGCCTCATCGCGCGAACATATCTTGCCGGCATTGGTCGATTGGAGTTACATCATCCTCGACGACGAAGAGAAGCGCTTGCTGCGCCGGCTCGCAGTGTTTCCCGGCGACTTCACGATCGATGCATCCGCGCACGTCTGCATCGAGCGAGAAGACGAACGACGCGCGGAGCTTGAAGTTCTTTCACGTCTCGTGGACAAGGCTTTCTTGCTCGACGAGAAGCGCGGCGATTCTCGATACGACATGTTCGAAACGGTTCGCGACTATTGCCGTCGGATGATGAAAGAGCGCAACGAAATAAGCGATTTGCAGAATCGTCACGCGAATTACTATCTTGAACTAGCGACGCGTATCGAACTCAACCGGAACGACTCGTCAACCGCGAACTGGAAAAAAGACGTGGAGACGGAGCTACATAATTTCCGCTCGGCGCTTGAGTGGTCCGTTCTTGGCGACGGAGATCTCGTCGTCGGCACGTCGCTCGCCGTCGAACTAGCGACGTGGTGGGCCGAAACAAGCCATTTCAGTGAAGGACGTTATTGGCTCGACCACATCATCTGGCGGACGAACGACGGGAAGATGGCCACCGATCTGCACACGCGACTCTTCGCTGCGGCAGGCCTTATCGGCAGCCGCCAGGCGGGCGCCTCGACAAACGGCCATCCACTGAACGGCCATCCAATGAACGGCAATGCGCTAAACGGCCATGCGGCAATCGATCACGCGACTGAACCGCAAGGCGCAACATAGGCCACGGATCCTGTTTCCAAGGGAACGGTCGGTGACGCGAATTTTAGCCCACTCTCATCTGCCAGCGATATCCGTTGCTGTGGGACGGGTATAAGTACGGTGGGAGATTATGATAATGATGAAACGCTTCACCGCAGCGGTCGCCGCGACCGCACTCGTCGCGATTTCGGGGGCCATCACAATGCCGGCCGCGGCATCCGCCAGCTCCGCGACGCAAATGTCTTATACCACTACCCTGATGCAGGTCGAGCCGATTTCGGCGCCGGGCGAATTTGACGGAAAACTGAAACTCACCGTCTCATCGGCGGGCCTTGTCAGCGGTTACTATATCCCGGCCGATTCTGGACAGATCATGTCGGTTGTCGGTGGCGTTGCCGACAGCAAGTACTGGATGGACATCGGCGGCACAGCGCCGTTGCATATCATCGCCTCGCTCGGCAAGGACGGATCGCTAGTCGGCACAGCCACGCCGAGTCCGTTCTCCCGCAGCCAGCGCTACGAGGCAGCGGCGGAGACGTACTCGTTCGTCGCAAAACCGCAACCGGCGACATAACCGCCGCAAAGGTCGCGTAGAATGACCATGCGAACCCCAGCGCCTGATGAAGGCCAAGCTGGGGTTCGCTTTAGTTTGGGGGCTCACTGCGGCCGCTCTTGCGATGCAAGTTCCCGCCGACGCCCAGCCATTTGCTGCGGTATCCGATGCAACGCCGGCCCCGACGGCGACGCCGAAAACCTTGGGCCATCAAACGGTTAGCGCGTTCTGCACCGCCTTCGTCACGCGATACAATGACGCCGAAACAACATTGCTAGGCGACGACAGACTACTTGACGACGCGATCGCGGCCGAGACCGACTTCGAGAACGATTTCTTCAGGCTCGACGGCGAATCTCGCCGGTGGAATCACCGCCTCGCGATGATCGCGGCGCTGACCCAGATCATTCACACAATACCGAAAACGCAAGCCGCGGTGAACGATCTCCGCGCGCAAGCAGCGGCCAGCGTCGACGCCGAACGCCGGGCCGCATTATCTGAAGGAGCGTCCGAACTCCAATCGTCGGTGGACCACCAGCGCATTGTGGCCAATGAGTTGACCGACGCCGTCGATTCGATGCTTGACGTGCACACGGGCGACGATGCAGTTTCCGCCCATCATGGTGGTGATTTGCCGCCGGTGCGGGCCGCCGGTGCGTATTACGGATCGGCGCTCGAGGTCGTCATGCACATGCCGCGCGACCGCCAGCTCGCGGCGGATGCCGAATCAAACGCTGCGATGGCCGTCACCGCAGTCGTGAGGAGCTGCGCGCTGGAGTCTAGGAGCGTGCAATGAAGAGCATCGCGTCAATCGTCGCGTTCGCAGCAATTTTAGGTCTTGCCATTCCAGCCAATGCCGAAGGTCAGAGCTCGCTCGGCGAGTACGACTCGTTCACCCAATCGGCGCAAGCGCAGCACGGGCTGTTCACCGTTTGGCGCAAGGACGATCACGTCTACCTCGAGCTGACGCCGGCGCAGCTCGATCATGATTTCATCGAGACCATCGTACCGGGCACCGGCGCGGGCGGCTGGTTCATCGTGTGGGGCAACACCGATCATCTGCCGGCGATGCTCGTGCGCTTCGAGCGCATCGGCGACAAGGTGGCGATCACGTGGCCCAACACCAGCTTCGCCGCCCAAAACGGGTCGCCGGCGGCGCTGGCCATCGCACGAAACTTCCCGCAGTCTGTCGAGGGCGTGGGCCAAATCACCGCGACCGACGCCAAGACGGGCGACGTCATCTTCGATGCGTCGCCGCTGCTTCAAGACGAATTGGATTTCAACAACATCATCAACCCGTCGTTGAACGTCGCGGACACGCCGAAGGAATATCGCCTCGATGACAGCCGCACGTTCTTCGGGCCGACCAAGTCGTTCCCCAACAACGTGCTGATCGAAGCCGATCAGACTTGGGCGACGTCGGCGGCCCACGTGCTCGACACCGCGCCGGACGCGCGCAGCGTGCAGATCCGCGTCGAGTATAATTTTGCCGAGCCGCCCGGCGACGTGGACTACACGCCCCGCTACGCAGACGATCGCGTGGGCATATACGATGACATCTATCTGCAGTTCGACCGCGACCAGCAGCAAGAGCGCCAGTTGCGCTACCTCATCCGCTGGAACATGCAGCCGTCCGATCCGTCCAAGCGGATCTCGCCGGCCAAGCATCCCATGATCATGTACATCAGCAACACTATTCCCGTGCGCTATCGCGCTTCCATCAAAGGCGCCGTCCTCGCGTGGAACGCCGCGTTCGAGCGCATCGGCATCAGCGACGCGCTGCAAGTGCGCGATCAACCGAGCGACCCGAATTGGGATCCCGACGACATCCGCTACAATGTCATCCGCTGGGTCCCCGAATGGCAGCCGTCGTTCGGCGCGGATTCGCAAACCTTGTACGATCCGCGCACCGGACAAGAGTTTCGCACGGGCATTCTCTTGAGCGCCGATTCTGTGGGCTTAGCGAATTGGATCGACAACATAGATCCCGTGGGTCACGGCGGCGCCGGCCAGAGTCCGGCGTCTGAAGAAGATGCATTCGTCCAGCAGGACCGCGCATTCGGCGCGGCGGCGCTGGAGGTGATGAATCCACTGTGGGGCGACCGCCTTCCAGACTGGTACGTCGACGATGCGATGCGCTCGACCGTGCTGCACGAGATGGGGCACAACATGGGCATGCAGCACAACTTCATCGGCTCGGAAGCGTACACGGCCAAGGATCTGCAAAGCCTCGACTTCACGCGACGTTATGGCACGACGTCTTCCGTCATGGAATACGCCCCGCTCAACATCTGGCCGAAGGGCTACGGTCAAGGGATGTACTTCGCCGACGCGCTCGGCCCATACGATTACTACGCCATACGATTCGGATACGCGCCCATTCCCGGCGCCACCACGCCCGACGCCGAATGGCCAACTCTCGAACGTTGGGCGCAAGGCTGGTCGGACCCGAAGTACCGCTATGCGTCGGACGAGGACGTCTCATGGGGCGACGGACACGCCGCGGATCCGCGCGCGCAGACCGGCGATCTCACCAACGACTCGTTGAGCTGGTGCGCGGTGCGCTTCGGACTCGTCCACTCGCTGGTCAGCACGCTCGACAGCCGGCTCCCGCGTACGGGGCAGCCGTATCAGTTCGAGCGCAACGCATTCCAAGCGTTTTTCCGCCAAGATGCCGCGCTCGCGCGCATCGGCGAGAACTTCATCGGCGGCCAGTACCTTTCGCGCGCGCACCGCGGTGACCCGGGCGCCGCCGCGCCCATCGTGCCCGTGCCGCGCGCCGAGCAAGAACGCGCGCTCGCGCTCCTCGACCGGTTTGTGTTCTCACCCGACGCCTGGAACTACTCGCCTGTGCTGCTCAGCCACCTTGGCTATTCCGAATGGTCGGGATACGGCTATGTAGGCTGGACGGGCTACGGCAACTTGCCGTTTTGGGCATACAACCCGCCGGCCCAACACGACGTCTCCATCGTCGAAGCGATCGGCGGCCTTCAACAGAACACGATCGATGCGATGTTCAAGCCGGCCGTGCTTTCGCGGATCGAGCGTAATCCGCTCGAATCGCCCAGCGGTCCGACGCTCACGCTTGCCGATCTTTTCGACCATCTGCAGGCCACCGTGTACGGCGATCTTTCGAAGGGTTCGTTGCGCGATATCCCATTGCTGCAGCGGAACCTGCAGGAGCGTTATGCGCAAACGTTGGCCACCGTCGCCACGGCGCCCGCAGAGGGGACGCCGTTCGAGGCGCAAGCGTTGGCGCGCGAGCACCTTGCCGCGCTCGGCCACAACGTGGATTTAAGTCTTCGCGGGACCAGCCTCGACGCGGCCACGCGAGCGCATCTTGACGCGTTGCGCGCGCGGGTCGCTAAAGCGCTTAAGTAGGAATCTCGGCTCGTAGGAGGGTGAGCTGTACTGGGGCAAGCATCGCTTGCCCGTTCCAAAAAAAATCTGGGCAAGCGATGCTTGCCCTAGTACGCGCGAAGAAAAAAAAGGGGCAAGGGATGCTTGCCCTAGTACAGCCGACCATAAAAGTCGGCCCCTACGTGGATCGGCCCGGCAACGAGAATCCGGTGGGCAGCGGCTGAGCGACGGTGCGCCGCACATAGATGTGGACTTGGTCGGCTGCTGAGCCATCGGATGCCTCCACCGTCCACGCGCCGTCGCGCAACTTCCAGATCGCGCGCAACCCATTTGCGGTCAGCGCTGCGATTGGTTTGCCGTTCACGCGCCACCGCACATACGAATTCGGCGCCGCCGCAGCCTGCAATTCGAGCGCTTGCGCATCGCCGATCTCGACGCCCGCGTTGGTGGCGTGCAGCACGAACTCGTCGCCTTCCCGGGGAAACACGATCCGCACGCGCGGAATATGCATGGCCACCGGCTTCGATGCGATCGTCGCGGCGGTACCGATCGAACGAGCCGGCGGCATGGCCGTGCGGAAATATCCCGTTAGATCCTGGGGATAAAGATACTCCGAGACGACCGCCGGACAATTAGGGCCCGGAACGTTGCCGGTCGTCGCGCAGATCGGTTCTCGCACGAGCGTCGCCGGAAGCGCGAACGGCGCCGGATCGCGGCTCTCGTGCAGATGCAGCATGATGCGGTTCCACAACGGCGCAGCGCCCACAACACCCGAAACGCGCCGCATTGGGCGGCCGTCGAAGTTGCCGGCCCAAACGCCGACGGTGTAATCGGTGGTGTAGCCCACGGTCCACGTGTCGCGGTAGTCCGACGATGTTCCGGTCTTGACGGCCGCCGGAAATGGCGGCGCGAGCATGGAGTCGACACCGAACGACGCGGCGCGAGCGTGCGGATCGGCCAGCATGTCGGTGATGAGTTGCCAGGCGGCCGGATCGCCGATCTGACGGCCGGCGGCGACGGCGCTTCCATGAGGGCTCGCATCTCCAGCGCCGGCTAGCAGCACTCGCAGCGGAATCTCGTCGCCCGAGCGCGCCGCAGTGAGATACGCGTGCGTCAGCTCCCACAGGCTCACCTCGCCCGAGCCCAACGTGAGACCAAGGCCATAAAATTCCGCCGGCTTGTCCAAGTGGACAAACCCGAGCGCGCGCAGCCGGTCGAGAAACGTTCCCACACCGGTGAGCGACAGAACACGCACGGCCGGAACGTTGAGCGAATCCGCAAGAGCCACGCGCACCCGCACGGGACCCAGATACGTCTCGGAGTAGTCGCTGGGACTGTAGAGCTGCCCGCCGGGAATAGCGTAGTACGCTTGCGTGTCTTGGAGTATCGTGTTCGGCCGGATGACGTGACTTTCGAGCGCATCTTGATAGAGGAACGGCTTCAACGTCGAACCGGGTTGGCGCAGACTTTGCACGCCGTCGTTGCGGCCGAGCGCGAGATCGTCGAAGTAGTCGGCCGAGCCGGCGTACGCGAGGACGTCGCCCGTCCGATTGTCCACCACCAGCACGGCCGCTTGGCTGACATCGTGGCCGGCAAGTCCGGCTAACGTCTGGCGTATCTGCGTCTCGACGAACTCCTGCAGCGGACGATCGAGCGTAGTTCGGGCGCGCGTGGTCCCAGGCGGCAGCGTCCCCGCCGTATAGAAGAGGAAATGCGCGCCGGCGACGATGCCTTCATCGCGCGGCTGCAACGCCACCGATTCGTCGCCCGCGGTGTTTTCTTGCGCGGTCGTGATGTAGCCATCGGCTACCATCCGCGCCAGCACGTATCGCTGACGGCTTCGCAGCGCGGACAGATGGCCGTACGGATTCAAGCCGGTCGGATCGTTCGGAAGCGCCGCGAGCAGACTTGCTTGTGCAAGGTCGAGCTTTGCCGCGGGAATGCCGAAGTACGTCCGCGAGGCCGCTTCGACGCCATAGATGTTGCCGCCCATGGGCAACCGGTTGACATATGCCTCGAGGATCTGCTCGCGATCCATGCCGGCGGCGATGCGCCAAGCACCCCATACCTCGAGCAGCTTGCCGGAGATGCCAATATGGCCGGCCGACAACATCCGCGCGAGCTGCATTGGGATCGTCGACGCGCCGCTCACCACCCGGCGCGTTTCGATCATCTGCCAGGTCGCGCGTGCGACCGCGGCCGCATCGACGGGCCCATGATGGTAGTAGCGGCCATCCTCGGCGGCGATGATCGCGTGCAAAAAATAAGGCGACACTTGCGCGAGCGACACGAACGCGGTATGCTCTTGGTCGCGCGATAACAACGTGCCGAGCGGCAAACCATTGCGATCGGAAAAATCTATGGCCGCCGACGTCGCATGAAGGTCGGCGGCGCGGATGGGTGCCAGGTAGGCCGAGAGCCGGATCGCGATGCACGCGAACACGGCCGCAGCCACCGCCCGCCAAAGCGGGCTGAGGGGCCGCGAGGTGAGACCGACGAGGAATGTGCGCACGGGCTAAAGCATTTCTTGGAGCGCGCGTTTGACGCAATGCATTCGCAGGGACGGATGGCCAGTCATGCCGAGCAACGGTGCCACAGCCCGCGGGGCGAGATTTTTCGCCTGCACGATATTCCTATTGGGTCTTGGCGCGTTAGGGGCCGGATGCGCGCATAAAGAAGCGCCGCTGCCTGCCGTGGCGCCCGTGCCTGCACCCACTCTGCAGTCCTGGATCGCCGAGATAAGTCCGCAAGGCGAGGCCGATCCGCTTTCGCAGATACGCATCATCTTCAAACAGCCGGTCATTCCGGTCGAAAGCATCGAGAGTCCCGACGCGCAAACCGAGCTCGCGAGGTTTTCCTTGCTGCCGTCGCTGCCCGGACATTTCCGCTTCCTCACGCCGCGCATGGTGGGTTTCCAAGCCGACGCTGCGATACCCGTGGCGACGCGAGTTCAAGTCAGGATCGCAGCCGGTCTCACCGACGTCAAGGGCGACCGGCTCGACCGCGACCTGACCTGGACATTTCAAACCGAAT harbors:
- a CDS encoding zinc-dependent metalloprotease; translation: MKSIASIVAFAAILGLAIPANAEGQSSLGEYDSFTQSAQAQHGLFTVWRKDDHVYLELTPAQLDHDFIETIVPGTGAGGWFIVWGNTDHLPAMLVRFERIGDKVAITWPNTSFAAQNGSPAALAIARNFPQSVEGVGQITATDAKTGDVIFDASPLLQDELDFNNIINPSLNVADTPKEYRLDDSRTFFGPTKSFPNNVLIEADQTWATSAAHVLDTAPDARSVQIRVEYNFAEPPGDVDYTPRYADDRVGIYDDIYLQFDRDQQQERQLRYLIRWNMQPSDPSKRISPAKHPMIMYISNTIPVRYRASIKGAVLAWNAAFERIGISDALQVRDQPSDPNWDPDDIRYNVIRWVPEWQPSFGADSQTLYDPRTGQEFRTGILLSADSVGLANWIDNIDPVGHGGAGQSPASEEDAFVQQDRAFGAAALEVMNPLWGDRLPDWYVDDAMRSTVLHEMGHNMGMQHNFIGSEAYTAKDLQSLDFTRRYGTTSSVMEYAPLNIWPKGYGQGMYFADALGPYDYYAIRFGYAPIPGATTPDAEWPTLERWAQGWSDPKYRYASDEDVSWGDGHAADPRAQTGDLTNDSLSWCAVRFGLVHSLVSTLDSRLPRTGQPYQFERNAFQAFFRQDAALARIGENFIGGQYLSRAHRGDPGAAAPIVPVPRAEQERALALLDRFVFSPDAWNYSPVLLSHLGYSEWSGYGYVGWTGYGNLPFWAYNPPAQHDVSIVEAIGGLQQNTIDAMFKPAVLSRIERNPLESPSGPTLTLADLFDHLQATVYGDLSKGSLRDIPLLQRNLQERYAQTLATVATAPAEGTPFEAQALAREHLAALGHNVDLSLRGTSLDAATRAHLDALRARVAKALK
- a CDS encoding diguanylate cyclase, which codes for MSPNTKNISNSGSPARLALFSATARLLAKDLSLDDMFKQAASLLDDAFDTASIEISLSGGAPRRFHYGVKAEFELGATVSLPLQFHESDIGTLRIVRKTVQAFSAAEIECLETFALSIAARLNEATITSEKDHYASLAGIDPLTGIPSRREFNARFEAEWSRGVRQGGLLSAMMIDVDFFKQYNDHHGHIAGDACLHMIAQILTQCTARPGDTVARYGGEEFAIILPQTDNAGAVALAEKMRSAVAAQRIAHDGAVLEVVTVSIGVATQTPLQSTTSSELLEIADIALYSAKQAGRNTVVGDRYRTDAAQTGKPPIQSNLPPKLTSFFGRAAELDAIEYLSAQTRSITITGIAGIGKTRVALQTANKDLHKYPDGVWFIDLARITDAALVVGSVMYVLGLSEEQGKQPVATLVERIGSRRMLIVLDNCQRLIEECAALTESLLRKCPNVSVIATCRKPLGIAGEIAYRIPALAFHDAADLFVARATAINPDCDFKAEDRGLVERIVARLAGVPMAIELAAARIKVMTFNELETRLLERFPVLLPGGDIASSREHILPALVDWSYIILDDEEKRLLRRLAVFPGDFTIDASAHVCIEREDERRAELEVLSRLVDKAFLLDEKRGDSRYDMFETVRDYCRRMMKERNEISDLQNRHANYYLELATRIELNRNDSSTANWKKDVETELHNFRSALEWSVLGDGDLVVGTSLAVELATWWAETSHFSEGRYWLDHIIWRTNDGKMATDLHTRLFAAAGLIGSRQAGASTNGHPLNGHPMNGNALNGHAAIDHATEPQGAT
- the pbpC gene encoding penicillin-binding protein 1C, coding for MRTFLVGLTSRPLSPLWRAVAAAVFACIAIRLSAYLAPIRAADLHATSAAIDFSDRNGLPLGTLLSRDQEHTAFVSLAQVSPYFLHAIIAAEDGRYYHHGPVDAAAVARATWQMIETRRVVSGASTIPMQLARMLSAGHIGISGKLLEVWGAWRIAAGMDREQILEAYVNRLPMGGNIYGVEAASRTYFGIPAAKLDLAQASLLAALPNDPTGLNPYGHLSALRSRQRYVLARMVADGYITTAQENTAGDESVALQPRDEGIVAGAHFLFYTAGTLPPGTTRARTTLDRPLQEFVETQIRQTLAGLAGHDVSQAAVLVVDNRTGDVLAYAGSADYFDDLALGRNDGVQSLRQPGSTLKPFLYQDALESHVIRPNTILQDTQAYYAIPGGQLYSPSDYSETYLGPVRVRVALADSLNVPAVRVLSLTGVGTFLDRLRALGFVHLDKPAEFYGLGLTLGSGEVSLWELTHAYLTAARSGDEIPLRVLLAGAGDASPHGSAVAAGRQIGDPAAWQLITDMLADPHARAASFGVDSMLAPPFPAAVKTGTSSDYRDTWTVGYTTDYTVGVWAGNFDGRPMRRVSGVVGAAPLWNRIMLHLHESRDPAPFALPATLVREPICATTGNVPGPNCPAVVSEYLYPQDLTGYFRTAMPPARSIGTAATIASKPVAMHIPRVRIVFPREGDEFVLHATNAGVEIGDAQALELQAAAAPNSYVRWRVNGKPIAALTANGLRAIWKLRDGAWTVEASDGSAADQVHIYVRRTVAQPLPTGFSLPGRST